The following coding sequences lie in one Arachis hypogaea cultivar Tifrunner chromosome 9, arahy.Tifrunner.gnm2.J5K5, whole genome shotgun sequence genomic window:
- the LOC112712603 gene encoding auxin response factor 16, which translates to MDRTRTPIQTCLDSQLWHACAGPMVQMPPLNTKVLYFPQGHAEHQQAHAHGRKPHFAPAMKTPIPPFFPCTLTAIKYMAEPETDEVYVKITLTPLLSDPEEHDHHCSSNHNSFLDNNGEKPASFAKTLTQSDANNGGGFSVPRYCAETIFPRLDYSAEPPVQTIIAKDVHGQCWKFRHIYRGTPRRHLLTTGWSNFVNHKKLVAGDSIVFLRAQNGDLCVGIRRAKKGGIAAGTATNTNITTNNNVGEAVNCAVNGRPFEVVYYPRGSSPEFCVKASSVRASMQIQWCSGMRFKMPFETEDSSRISWFMGTISSVQLSDPLHWPHSPWRLLQVVWDEPDLLQNVKCVNPWLVELVSNVPNFHLSPFSPPRKKQRFLQDQPDFQLINQIPIPSSFSTIQDLQGIQGARHAHQFGLAPQDFHILDGFPRLDHAAQQPHRPSFGIYNKNNSATTKNNNNLEISCLLSVGNPGQSFTKEESCSNETKAPHILLFGKLIHTDQQNNSSNSSNSVYEGTNSSLKTSIENSSDDDGGSPWFKNQHKNNDLVGTENINILCMAL; encoded by the exons atggaCAGAACCAGAACACCAATACAAACATGCTTAGATTCTCAACTATGGCACGCCTGCGCAGGCCCCATGGTTCAAATGCCACCTCTCAACACCAAAGTCTTGTACTTCCCACAAGGCCATGCTGAACACCAACAAGCCCATGCCCATGGTCGAAAACCCCATTTTGCCCCTGCCATGAAAACCCCCATTCCACCCTTCTTCCCTTGCACACTCACCGCCATCAAATACATGGCAGAACCTGAAACCGACGAGGTCTATGTCAAGATCACCCTCACCCCTCTCCTCTCAGACCCAGAAGAACACGATCATCATTGTAGTAGTAATCATAATAGTTTCTTGGACAATAATGGTGAAAAGCCTGCTTCTTTTGCAAAGACTCTAACACAATCCGATGCCAACAATGGCGGCGGTTTCTCTGTGCCTCGTTACTGCGCCGAAACCATTTTCCCAAGGCTTGATTACTCCGCAGAGCCTCCGGTTCAGACCATAATCGCAAAAGACGTGCATGGGCAGTGTTGGAAGTTCAGACACATTTATAGAGGCACGCCAAGGAGGCACCTTTTGACTACTGGTTGGAGCAATTTCGTTAACCACAAGAAGCTTGTTGCCGGTGACTCCATTGTTTTCCTCCGAGCCCAAAATGGTGACCTTTGTGTTGGGATTAGGAGGGCCAAGAAGGGTGGCATTGCTGCTGGAACCGCCACAAATACTAATATTACTACGAATAATAATGTTGGTGAGGCTGTGAATTGTGCTGTGAATGGAAGGCCATTTGAGGTGGTGTATTATCCAAGAGGAAGCTCACCAGAGTTTTGTGTGAAGGCTTCTTCAGTGAGAGCTTCAATGCAGATTCAATGGTGTTCTGGTATGAGATTCAAGATGCCCTTTGAGACTGAAGACTCTTCCAGAATCAGTTGGTTCATGGGGACTATTTCTTCTGTCCAGCTTTCAGATCCTCTTCATTGGCCTCATTCTCCTTGGCGTCTTCTTCAG GTGGTATGGGATGAACCAGATCTACTCCAAAATGTGAAGtgtgtgaatccttggttagttgAACTAGTCTCAAATGTGCCAAACTTTCATCTCTCTCCATTCTCACCACCAAGGAAGAAACAAAGGTTCCTACAAGACCAACCAGATTTTCAACTCATCAACCAGATTCCAATTCCATCATCATTCTCCACCATTCAAGATCTTCAAGGCATACAGGGAGCCAGGCATGCCCATCAATTTGGGCTCGCTCCGCAAGATTTCCACATTCTTGATGGATTTCCAAGGCTTGATCATGCAGCACAACAGCCTCATAGGCCTAGTTTTGGAATCTACAACAAGAACAACTCTGCCACCACCAAGAACAATAACAATCTTGAGATATCTTGCTTGTTGAGTGTGGGAAATCCTGGCCAGAGTTTCACTAAGGAGGAGTCTTGTTCCAATGAAACAAAAGCACCACACATTTTGTTGTTTGGGAAGCTCATTCACACTGATCAGCAGAACAATTCATCAAACAGTTCAAATAGTGTTTATGAAGGAACTAATTCATCACTCAAGACATCAATTGAAAACTCTTCTGATGATGATGGAGGGTCTCCCTGGTTCAAAAATCAGCACAAGAATAATGATCTTGTTGGAACTGAAAACATTAACATATTGTGTATGGCCTTATAA
- the LOC112712604 gene encoding GATA transcription factor 8: MVGPNFMDELDCGNFFDHIDDLLDFPVEDVDGAGAATFPAAAAAGNCNSLASIWPPETDSFPGSDSVFSRNSASDLSAELSVPYEDIVQLEWLSNFVEDSFSGGSLTMKKVEQPSCTTKDDSAHNQFQTSSPVSVLESSSSCSGSKVPPRSPEVYIPVPCGRARSKRPRPATFNPRPAMQLISPASSFVGENMQPNVISATKAYSDSQNVAESQPVMKMPKQVSGEPKKKKKIKVTPPSLGQADDSNQNASQPVRKCMHCEITKTPQWRAGPMGPKTLCNACGVRYKSGRLFPEYRPAASPTFCPSLHSNSHKKVLEMRCKGIEKSGFANHHADASPELIPNTNSSLTLEYI, translated from the exons ATGGTTGGACCAAACTTCATGGACGAGCTAGACTGCGGCAACTTCTTCGATCACATCGACGACCTCCTCGACTTCCCCGTCGAAGACGTCGACGGTGCCGGAGCCGCCACATTTCCCGCCGCCGCAGCCGCCGGGAACTGCAACTCGCTCGCCAGTATATGGCCTCCGGAGACCGACTCGTTCCCCGGCTCCGACTCGGTGTTTTCCCGCAACAGCGCCTCAGACCTCTCGGCGGAGCTTTCAGTTCCG TACGAGGACATTGTCCAATTGGAATGGCTGTCCAATTTTGTGGAGGACTCTTTCTCGGGTGGGAGCCTCACCATGAAGAAGGTGGAGCAGCCATCCTGCACCACCAAGGATGACTCTGCTCACAACCAATTCCAAACATCCAGCCCGGTTTCTGTCCTGGAGAGCAGCAGCTCATGCTCGGGCAGCAAGGTGCCGCCTCGCAGCCCGGAGGTTTACATTCCTGTGCCGTGTGGGCGTGCACGCAGCAAGCGTCCACGCCCGGCGACATTCAATCCTCGTCCGGCCATGCAGCTCATCTCCCCTGCCTCATCCTTTGTTGGGGAAAACATGCAGCCAAATGTCATCTCGGCCACCAAGGCTTACTCGGATTCCCAGAATGTTGCCGAGTCTCAACCGGTTATGAAGATGCCGAAGCAAGTTTCCGGGGAgcccaagaagaagaagaaaatcaagGTGACGCCTCCATCACTAGGCCAAGCTGATGATTCAAACCAGAATGCTTCACAGCCAGTTAGGAAATGCATGCATTGTGAGATCACCAAGACACCTCAGTGGAGGGCAGGGCCAATGGGGCCAAAAACACTCTGCAATGCATGCGGCGTTCGCTACAAGTCCGGCCGGCTTTTCCCCGAGTACCGGCCAGCCGCCAGTCCAACTTTCTGCCCATCCTTGCACTCCAATTCCCACAAGAAGGTCCTTGAAATGAGATGCAAGGGCATTGAAAAATCCGGTTTTGCAAATCATCATGCAGATGCCTCACCAGAACTCATTCCAAACACTAACAGCAGCCTTACCCTGGAGTACATTTGA